Proteins found in one Ptychodera flava strain L36383 chromosome 3, AS_Pfla_20210202, whole genome shotgun sequence genomic segment:
- the LOC139130143 gene encoding transmembrane protein 145-like has product MTLYVIVYAILFIYEAVAFDPGLVLYIYESPAGYGLIALSIIGWLWFIYAIFFTLKHYPEKGAFYYPFFIFYTFWFLALPIVVLVSTYLIDKWVREKVVNAIDHTIALLAFFFFLIITRPSAANKNFPYHVRTSQIGALHTPNGTLSEDVDGFSHHAYNSNVFIGHANANFTELFTVSGNMSNGTNDVKRNNNDNGTANHKVDHNIFTTSNSPSATSEA; this is encoded by the exons GCCTTCGATCCAGGTTTGGTCTTGTATATCTATGAGTCACCAGCAGGGTATGGACTTATAGCATTATCAATCATTGGTTGGCTGTGGTTTATCTATGCCATATTCTTCACACTCAAACATTACCCAGAGAAGGGAGCATTTTACTatccatttttcattttctacacATTTTG GTTTCTAGCATTGCCAATTGTTGTGTTGGTGTCAACATATTTAATTGACAAGTGGGTCAGGGAAAAAGTTGTCAACGCCATCGATCACACAATTGCACTTCTtgcattctttttctttctg ATTATTACGAGACCGTCAGCGGCCAACAAGAACTTTCCATATCACGTCAGAACTTCCCAG ATCGGTGCACTGCACACACCGAATGGAACACTGAGTGAAGACGTTGATGGCTTTTCCCATCATGCCTATAACTCCAATGTCTTCATTGGCCATGCTAATGCCAACTTTACAGAGCTCTTCACAGTCAGCGGTAACATGTCAAATGGCACG AATGATGTGAAACGTAACAACAATGATAATGGAACTGCAAATCACAAAGTGGATCACAATATTTTCACCACATCAAACTCTCCCTCGGCAACTTCTGAGGCATAA